A single window of Culicoides brevitarsis isolate CSIRO-B50_1 chromosome 3, AGI_CSIRO_Cbre_v1, whole genome shotgun sequence DNA harbors:
- the LOC134833388 gene encoding chondroitin sulfate synthase 1: MSQIRKIYSTIFGILFGLSVGTIFTHYRTLEIVNRCDLMASVQKKSPLEIIDLNPMETSENSQRTLVFVGVMTAQDFLEDRARAVYETWGKNVPGRIAFFSSEGSMSRDLPLVALKGVDDRYPPQKKSFMMLHYMYEHFIDKFEWFARADDDVFMRTDKLEKFLRSVDSSKPQFIGQAGRGNNEEFGLLSLEFDENFCMGGPGVIMSRETLRRVAPHISTCLKNLYSTHEDVEIGRCVQKFAGIPCTWSYEMQSILHHNSSGSRAYASNLKSREVHNAITLHPVKKAPFMYRLHSYMLGLRTQQHRQESLYLHRDIQYMLNLLQIPKTNKLLAPRVPIFPENETSNKYLGDPSILGIYPRLNKFKPRTRYDLIEWDFIGKSLYSSRHTNPKRKVESVMKEGLEDVVRDVMQIINSQSRERGRIIEFKDLLYGYTRTNPLYGQDLVLDLLLTYKKYRGKKMTVPVRRHLYIQRSFTDLQVREILSTTPHDVREKTKAGNDHKVVQKFKSIINSGFEKLAGLSFPDSGHSNCDDLQKQVKIVMILPLYGRYGTFLRFLNNYEEVCLKSKINLNVDLLVALYKDDESLTSTSKNISNAMIQILTYLKNKYPKNGINYIILNGNFSRGIALDRASRSNYVSDNDILFYIDVDIVFSRESIERIRRNTIKHQQVYLPIVFSEYDSRRLPKEEDETGATTDNNNYLKHSSSYLEDFIQYYSEYVSHTKCSITDARGYFRQFGYGIVSIFRSDALNTKINGFDTDIKGWGLEDVKFLEKIIASNQQQSQKLLDIADGKTLDNTSTENSFMLKMIRTPDPSLVHIFHPIDCDKGLDEAQYKMCLGTKANTLGSYRNVEFNVINNKSILDYVRSSNSNKVRNKGS, translated from the exons ATGTCacaaatcagaaaaatttactcaacaATATTCGGAATACTGTTTGGCTTAAGTGTTGGCACAATATTCACACATTACCGCACGTTAGAAATCGTAAATAGATGTGATCTTATGGCAAGTGTACAAAagaaat CCCCATTAGAGATTATCGACCTAAATCCAATGGAAACGTCGGAGAATTCTCAGCGAACTTTGGTGTTTGTTGGTGTCATGACTGCACAGGATTTTTTGGAGGACCGTGCAAGGGCCGTCTATGAGACATGGGGCAAAAATGTTCCAGGCAGAATCGCGTTTTTCAGTTCCGAAGGCTCGATGTCGAGAG ATTTGCCCTTGGTCGCCCTCAAAGGTGTCGATGACCGTTATCCGCCACAAAAGAAGTCTTTCATGATGTTGCATTACATGTACGAGCATTTTATCGATAAATTCGAGTGGTTTGCACGTGCGGACGACGATGTTTTCATGCGAACGgacaaattggaaaaattcttGCGGTCAGTCGATAGCTCGAAGCCACAATTTATCG GTCAAGCTGGTCGTGGTAATAATGAAGAATTCGGACTGTTATCTCTGGAATTCGATGAAAACTTTTGTATGGGTGGTCCTGGCGTCATCATGAGTCGCGAAACTTTGCGTCGTGTTGCACCTCACATATCgacttgtttgaaaaatttgtacagCACACATGAAGACGTCGAAATTGGACGttgtgtacaaaaatttgctgGTATTCCTTGCACTTGGAGTTACGAAATGCAGTCTATTCTGCACCACAATTCCAGTGGAAGTCGTGCATATGCGAGTAATCTCAAGAGTCGCGAGGTGCACAACGCCATAACGTTGCATCCGGTGAAAAAAGCCCCCTTTATGTATCGCCTTCATTCGTATATGCTTGGACTGAGGACGCAACAACATCGACAAGAGTCACTTTACTTGCACCGTGATATCCAGTACATGCTAAATCTACTGCAAATTCCAAAGACAAACAAACTTTTAGCACCGCGAGTTCCTATTTTCCCCGAAAACGAAACGAGCAACAAATATTTAGGGGATCCCAGTATTTTAG GTATATATCCTAGATTAAATAAGTTTAAGCCACGCACGCGATACGATCTGATTGAGTGGGATTTCATCGGGAAGAGTTTGTACTCGTCACGTCACACAAATCCCAAACGCAAAGTCGAGTCTGTCATGAAGGAGGGTCTCGAAGATGTCGTTCGTGATGTCATGCAAATAATCAACTCACAATCTCGTGAACGCGGTCGAATTATCGAATTTAAAGACCTCTTGTATGGGTATACGAGAACGAATCCATTGTATGGACAGGATTTGGTCTTAGACTTATTACTCACCTACAAAAAATATCGCGGAAAGAAGATGACAGTGCCCGTTCGACGTCATCTCTACATTCAGCGATCGTTCACAGACTTGCAAGTGCGAGAAATTCTTTCCACAACTCCACATGACGTGAGGGAAAAAACAAAAGCCGGCAATg ATCACAAAGTTGTACAAAAGTTCAAATCCATCATCAACAGtggctttgaaaaattagctGGACTCAGTTTTCCTGATTCCGGGCATTCCAACTGCGACGATCTTCAGAAACAAGTGAAAATTGTCATGATTTTACCTTTGTATGGACGTTACGGCACATTTTTACGCTTTTTGAACAACTATGAAGAG GTGTGTCTGAAAtccaaaattaacttaaatgtCGACCTACTAGTAGCTTTGTACAAAGACGATGAGAGCTTGACGAGCACCAGTAAGAACATTTCCAATGCcatgattcaaattttgacctaCCTGAAGAACAAATATCCGAAAAATGGCATAAATTACATAATTCTCAATGGGAATTTCTCACGTGGCATCGCCCTTGATCGTGCCTCGCGCTCCAACTACGTCTCCGATAACGATATCTTGTTCTACATCGATGTTGATATCGTTTTCAGTCGCGAGTCGATTGAGAGAATTCGTCGTAACACCATCAAGCATCAACAAGTATATCTACCGATTGTGTTCAGTGAGTACGATTCACGACGCTTGCCGAAAGAAGAGGACGAAACTGGAGCAACCACAGACAACAACAATTATTTGAAACACTCGTCCAGCTACTTGGAGGACTTCATTCAATACTATTCGGAGTACGTGTCACACACAAAGTGCAGTATTACGGATGCGCGAGGATATTTTCGGCAATTTGGGTACGGGATTGTCTCAATTTTCCGATCAGATGCgctaaacacaaaaattaatggctTTGATACGGATATCAAGGGATGGGGATTGGAAGATGTCAAGTTTTTGGAGAAGATTATCGCGTCAAATCAACAGCAAAGTCAAAAGTTGCTGGATATCGCGGATGGAAAGACACTTGACAACACTTCCACGGAGAATTCGTTCATGCTGAAGATGATTCGGACGCCGGATCCTTCGCTCGTGCATATTTTTCATCCGATCGATTGTGATAAAGGCCTCGATGAGGCGCAGTATAAAATGTGTCTTGGCACAAAAGCAAATACTCTCGGTAGTTATAGGAATGTAGAGTTTAacgttattaataataaatcaattctAGACTATGTAAGAAGTTCCAATAGCAATAAAGTACGCAATAAAGGATCATGA
- the LOC134835354 gene encoding SET and MYND domain-containing protein 4-like translates to MKSEHPECLLPKLTHLSKPNIPFIAQSVNLSYSSVFGYHLTAKQNLRPGNIIMTESPYSAPLLPDFWYEKCATCLKCGYLNLIPCRGCSFAMFCSNECMTKGFQEFHQYECPIMQDIGELLSAEALIGLRNTLKGFCLYENLAELQEVFDHRFDGRQEDFDLEVMNCDAKTMFRVICHQATNQERRSIEDLLNLSLTAGVIYKLLVFKTDLILKLETPEQHYLLMEMLLHFLQIATINSFSMTCLPEISLNTSKGTRVETEHEFAIATYPFSSFLNHSCAPNVTKTNAGPSHETMLVVVTRPIKVNEQIFDCYFTSVHHYRSTKRERQKLLYEQYNFQCSCMACQLNFPLYKDLKIKCPMLNLMEIISGNASLGRFSEKKLILQKYQEYCQFLREFDECYPCKEIYVVHKCLLRCIWLLYKRLQVIHKPSPKSQKDIIFNLDNH, encoded by the coding sequence atgaaaagtGAACATCCAGAGTGCTTGCTACCGAAATTGACTCATCTTAGTAAGCCAAATATTCCGTTTATCGCACAGAGCGTTAATTTGAGCTACAGCTCAGTATTCGGATATCATCTCACtgccaaacaaaatttaaggcCTGGTAATATCATCATGACAGAGTCTCCATATTCAGCTCCTCTTCTGCCGGATTTTTGGTACGAAAAGTGCGCAACTTGTTTAAAATGTGGATATTTGAACCTAATTCCATGTCGCGGCTGTTCCTTTGCCATGTTTTGCTCCAACGAGTGTATGACAAAAGgatttcaagaatttcatcAGTACGAATGTCCGATCATGCAAGATATTGGCGAATTATTGAGTGCCGAAGCGCTGATTGGATTGCGGAACACTTTGAAGGGTTTCTGTCTCTACGAGAATTTGGCAGAGCTGCAAGAGGTTTTTGACCATCGTTTTGATGGACGTCAAGAGGATTTCGATCTGGAAGTAATGAACTGCGATGCTAAAACCATGTTTCGCGTGATTTGTCATCAGGCGACGAATCAGGAACGTCGAAGTATCGAAGATTTGTTGAACTTGTCGCTAACAGCGGGAGTAATTTACAAAttgttagttttcaaaactgaTTTAATTCTGAAACTGGAAACGCCGGAACAACATTATCTGTTGATGGAAATGCTCCtgcattttttgcaaatcGCCACGATAAATTCGTTTTCCATGACATGCCTGCCTGAAATTTCGCTCAACACTTCCAAGGGGACTCGCGTAGAGACGGAACATGAATTCGCCATTGCCACTTACCCATTTAGTAGTTTCCTTAATCACTCGTGCGCTCCAAATGTCACCAAAACGAATGCCGGTCCCAGTCACGAAACGATGCTGGTTGTCGTCACGCGTCCCATTAAAGTGaacgaacaaattttcgaCTGCTATTTTACGAGCGTTCATCACTACAGAAGTACCAAACGCGAACGACAAAAGCTTTTGTATGAACAATACAATTTCCAGTGCAGTTGCATGGCCTGCCAGCTAAATTTTCCATTGTACAAGGACCTAAAAATCAAATGCCCCATGCTcaatttgatggaaatcatctcgGGAAACGCGAGTCTTGGTCgattttccgagaaaaaacttattttgcaaaaataccAAGAATATTGCCAGTTTCTGCGAGAATTTGACGAATGTTATCCTTGCAAGGAGATTTATGTCGTACACAAATGTCTGCTGCGATGCATTTGGCTGCTCTATAAACGGCTACAAGTGATTCACAAGCCATCACCGAAATCGCAAAAGGACATCATCTTCAACCTTGACAACCACTAA